One window from the genome of Candidatus Zixiibacteriota bacterium encodes:
- a CDS encoding heterodisulfide reductase-related iron-sulfur binding cluster codes for MRDYAYYPGCSLEHTSSPYDMSVREVFKALDIGLREIEDWNCCSATMYMSVKKTVAQAISARNLAIAEKMGTDICAPCSSCYTILRKTNRELNWDPAKRDKINEACEPPTCRTTRPSRSATRWTFSFTILAWKLYGPESRNRWLACGWRRITAVKSCARWDFSMTKMIRSRWINSSLRWVQP; via the coding sequence ATGCGCGACTATGCGTACTATCCCGGATGCAGTCTTGAGCACACTTCCAGTCCCTACGATATGTCCGTACGCGAGGTGTTCAAGGCGTTGGACATAGGGCTTAGGGAGATCGAGGACTGGAACTGTTGCAGTGCCACCATGTACATGTCAGTCAAGAAGACGGTGGCACAGGCCATCAGTGCTCGAAACCTCGCCATTGCCGAGAAAATGGGTACGGATATTTGCGCTCCCTGCAGTAGTTGTTATACGATCCTTCGCAAAACCAACCGTGAACTCAACTGGGATCCTGCTAAGAGGGACAAGATCAATGAGGCGTGCGAGCCGCCGACCTGTCGTACAACACGACCGTCGAGATCCGCCACCCGTTGGACATTCTCGTTCACGATATTGGCCTGGAAACTATACGGACCAGAGTCAAGAAACCGCTGGCTGGCCTGCGGGTGGCGCCGTATTACGGCTGTCAAATCGTGCGCCCGTTGGGATTTTTCGATGACCAAGATGATCCGGTCACGATGGATCAACTCCTCGCTGCGGTGGGTGCAACCGTGA